A region of Moorena producens PAL-8-15-08-1 DNA encodes the following proteins:
- the uvrB gene encoding excinuclease ABC subunit UvrB gives MLFNLEAPFQATGDQPQAISQLTTYLKAGNRIQTLLGATGTGKTFAVASVIEKVGKPTLVLAHNKTLAAQLCNELRGFFPHNAVEYFISYYDYYQPEAYIPVTDTYIEKTASINDEIDMLRHSATRSLFERRDVIVVASISCIYGLGIPSEYLKASIPLRVNTEVDQRQLLRDLVSVQYSRNDLELGRGRFRVKGDVLEIGPAYEDRIIRVEFFGDEIDAIHYVDPVTGGIFQSVEGVNIYPARHFVTPDERLEEACNAIKVELEERLAQLEQTGNLLEAQRLEQRTRYDLEMLLEIGYCNGVENYSRHLAGRQLGEPPECLIDYFPEDWVLVVDESHVTVPQIRGMYNGDRARKQVLIDHGFRLPSAADNRPLKAEEFWAKVNQCIFVSATPGDWEMEQSQGRVVEQIIRPTGVLDPEIFVRPTAGQVDDLLAEIKQRVDCQERVLVTTLTKRMAEDLTEYLQERDIRVSYLHSDINSIERIEILQALRQGEFDVLVGVNLLREGLDLPEVSLVAILDADKEGFLRAQRSLIQTIGRAARHVRGQAIMYADTFTKSMRKAIDETNRRRKIQIEYNSKNNIIPQPIRKTANNPILTFLDVSRRLNSQQLESVFEQVDDVPLEKIPELINQLEEQMKEAAKTLEFETAAKLRDRIKQLRDKLLGNPS, from the coding sequence ATGCTATTTAACCTCGAAGCCCCTTTTCAAGCAACAGGGGACCAACCCCAAGCTATTTCCCAACTCACCACTTACCTCAAGGCTGGCAACCGTATCCAAACTCTACTGGGTGCTACGGGGACAGGTAAGACTTTCGCCGTGGCATCGGTAATTGAAAAAGTCGGCAAACCTACCCTAGTACTTGCCCACAACAAAACCTTGGCTGCCCAGTTATGTAACGAATTGCGGGGGTTTTTTCCCCATAACGCGGTGGAGTATTTCATTTCCTACTATGATTACTACCAGCCCGAAGCTTATATCCCGGTCACTGACACGTATATCGAGAAAACCGCGTCAATTAATGATGAAATTGATATGCTGAGGCACTCAGCTACGCGATCGCTTTTTGAACGGCGGGATGTAATTGTGGTGGCTTCCATTAGCTGTATCTATGGCTTGGGTATCCCCTCAGAATACTTAAAAGCTTCGATTCCTCTGCGGGTAAATACCGAAGTTGACCAACGCCAACTCTTAAGGGATTTAGTCTCAGTACAGTATTCCCGGAATGATTTAGAATTGGGACGCGGACGGTTCCGGGTGAAGGGGGATGTTTTAGAAATTGGTCCGGCTTATGAAGACCGCATTATTCGGGTAGAATTCTTCGGAGATGAAATTGATGCTATTCACTACGTTGACCCAGTTACCGGTGGAATTTTCCAAAGTGTAGAGGGAGTAAATATTTACCCTGCTCGTCACTTTGTTACTCCCGATGAACGGTTGGAAGAAGCTTGTAATGCTATTAAGGTAGAACTTGAGGAACGTTTGGCTCAATTGGAGCAAACTGGTAACTTGCTAGAAGCGCAACGGTTGGAACAGCGTACCCGCTATGATTTAGAAATGTTGCTCGAAATTGGTTACTGCAATGGTGTGGAAAACTATTCTCGTCACTTGGCTGGACGCCAGCTTGGGGAACCACCAGAGTGTTTGATTGATTATTTTCCCGAAGATTGGGTTTTGGTAGTGGATGAATCCCATGTTACGGTGCCGCAAATTCGGGGAATGTACAATGGCGATCGCGCTCGAAAGCAAGTGTTGATTGACCATGGCTTTCGCTTACCCAGTGCAGCAGATAATCGACCCCTGAAGGCAGAGGAATTCTGGGCAAAGGTGAATCAGTGTATTTTTGTCTCTGCTACTCCTGGGGATTGGGAGATGGAACAATCTCAAGGACGAGTTGTGGAACAGATCATTCGTCCTACCGGAGTGCTTGACCCAGAAATCTTTGTCCGTCCTACAGCAGGTCAAGTAGATGATTTGTTGGCTGAGATTAAGCAGCGGGTGGATTGTCAGGAAAGGGTGCTGGTAACAACCTTAACCAAGCGCATGGCTGAGGATTTGACAGAGTATCTGCAAGAACGGGATATTCGAGTAAGCTACTTACACTCGGATATTAACTCTATTGAACGGATTGAAATCTTGCAGGCGTTGCGCCAGGGTGAATTTGATGTATTGGTTGGAGTTAACTTATTGCGAGAAGGCTTGGATTTGCCGGAAGTCTCTCTGGTAGCAATTTTGGATGCCGATAAGGAAGGGTTCCTCAGGGCACAGCGATCGCTTATTCAAACTATAGGCAGAGCAGCACGTCATGTCCGAGGGCAAGCCATTATGTATGCTGATACCTTTACAAAAAGCATGAGAAAAGCGATTGATGAGACTAATCGCCGTCGTAAGATTCAAATTGAATATAACAGCAAAAATAACATTATACCACAGCCGATTCGCAAAACCGCCAACAACCCGATTTTGACATTTTTAGATGTCTCCCGACGGTTGAATTCCCAACAGTTGGAATCGGTGTTTGAACAGGTGGATGATGTACCTTTGGAGAAGATTCCGGAATTGATTAATCAGTTAGAAGAACAGATGAAGGAAGCAGCAAAGACCTTGGAATTTGAAACGGCAGCCAAGTTACGCGATCGCATTAAGCAGCTGCGGGATAAACTGCTAGGTAATCCAAGTTAA
- a CDS encoding transposase — translation MIVILLNYQYRADPTTQQKLQLNDWLRICRYWYNWQLGDRWRWWNENRTGVNSCPLITYLPELRDNPSYFSQKKLLPIWKKDLVTVVQSWELLDFTRVPANTLQDVCKRADLAFNRFIKGDKTGTRSGKPRFKNQARYRTLKIEGKGSFTVARIENKWIWLKITKLKGWVKVRLHRPLPDGFKLKNILITKKADGWYTTLYLEDPTVPTFKPESVTPTWNNTMGLDAVLYGDDYLATSENTKLPSLKSYRKNQAVIKKVETKKNARKKGSKARRKLQSREGRIHQRIARSRKDHAYKTAHLLVRTGKKVFYYENLNLSALKKRNKPKPDTNGGYLPNGQSAKSGLNKSWSDAGFGQFFEILAYIAGKAGAVTKTCNPVYTSQLLSYRDEFVFTDCSIREYWDEQEMLMVDRDINAAINLKRVGLGVFPTIKRRRGNPVVDSSLTNSTLKQVLVALRSARSLHSPVRRV, via the coding sequence GTGATTGTTATACTGCTCAACTACCAATACCGAGCTGATCCAACTACTCAACAAAAATTACAACTAAACGATTGGCTACGAATTTGTCGTTACTGGTATAACTGGCAGTTAGGCGATCGCTGGCGGTGGTGGAATGAAAACCGTACTGGTGTTAATTCTTGTCCGTTGATTACTTACCTCCCAGAGCTTAGAGATAATCCCAGTTACTTTAGTCAAAAAAAGCTTCTGCCAATCTGGAAAAAAGATTTGGTAACAGTTGTCCAATCATGGGAATTGCTGGACTTTACCCGAGTTCCGGCAAATACTTTACAGGACGTATGTAAAAGAGCAGACCTAGCTTTCAATCGATTCATCAAGGGCGATAAAACGGGTACTCGTAGCGGAAAACCTCGATTCAAAAATCAAGCTAGATACAGAACTTTAAAAATAGAAGGTAAAGGCTCTTTTACTGTAGCCAGAATCGAGAATAAATGGATATGGCTGAAGATAACAAAGCTCAAAGGGTGGGTTAAAGTCCGACTCCATCGTCCGTTACCTGACGGGTTTAAACTCAAAAATATCCTAATAACCAAAAAAGCCGATGGTTGGTACACGACCTTATATTTAGAGGATCCTACAGTCCCAACTTTTAAACCAGAAAGTGTTACTCCTACTTGGAATAATACCATGGGATTGGATGCAGTCCTGTACGGAGATGATTATCTGGCGACATCTGAAAATACTAAGCTACCCTCACTTAAGTCTTACCGCAAAAATCAGGCTGTTATCAAAAAGGTAGAAACCAAAAAGAATGCCAGAAAAAAAGGGAGTAAAGCTCGGAGGAAGCTGCAATCGCGTGAAGGGAGAATACATCAACGGATCGCTAGGAGCCGAAAGGATCATGCCTATAAAACAGCTCATCTCCTGGTTAGAACCGGAAAAAAAGTTTTCTATTATGAAAATTTGAACCTTTCTGCTTTAAAGAAACGAAATAAACCCAAGCCAGATACTAATGGTGGATATTTGCCTAATGGACAGTCCGCAAAATCGGGATTAAACAAGTCTTGGTCGGATGCAGGGTTTGGACAGTTCTTTGAGATACTGGCCTACATAGCTGGAAAAGCTGGAGCAGTAACGAAAACGTGTAACCCTGTCTATACCTCTCAACTGTTGAGCTATCGAGACGAGTTTGTATTTACTGACTGCTCTATCCGCGAGTATTGGGATGAGCAAGAAATGCTGATGGTCGATCGCGATATCAATGCCGCAATCAACCTAAAACGAGTGGGGCTGGGCGTGTTCCCCACTATAAAACGGCGTAGAGGGAATCCTGTTGTTGATAGTTCTCTAACTAATAGTACCTTGAAGCAAGTTCTAGTAGCTCTAAGGAGTGCTAGAAGCCTACACTCACCCGTTAGGAGAGTGTAG
- a CDS encoding MEKHLA domain-containing protein — protein sequence MNTEIQFPWQQDAVIRQSQRLINSFHHWTGRSLIDTSGSPIEIAQALFEAPFVVFSHNTESDPIYNYGNRKALELWEMDWNQLTQMPSRYSAEPMEREERLRLLNQVTSQGYISNSQGVRISSTGKRFQISDFIVWNLIDEENNYCGQGATFSQWIRIN from the coding sequence ATGAACACTGAGATCCAATTTCCTTGGCAACAAGACGCAGTAATTCGCCAGAGCCAACGTCTAATCAATAGCTTTCATCATTGGACAGGGCGTTCTCTAATCGATACTAGTGGCTCACCTATCGAAATTGCACAGGCACTATTTGAAGCTCCCTTTGTGGTCTTCTCTCACAACACTGAATCAGACCCCATTTACAACTATGGCAATCGGAAAGCTTTGGAATTGTGGGAAATGGATTGGAACCAATTGACTCAGATGCCTTCGAGATATTCAGCTGAGCCAATGGAAAGAGAGGAGCGTTTACGCCTGCTTAACCAAGTGACAAGCCAGGGCTATATTAGCAACTCTCAAGGTGTCCGCATTTCTAGCACTGGTAAACGGTTCCAGATTTCAGATTTTATCGTCTGGAATCTCATTGATGAGGAAAATAACTATTGTGGTCAAGGGGCTACATTTTCCCAGTGGATACGGATTAATTGA
- a CDS encoding response regulator: MNYRNTIQRIEILLVEDNPGDLDLTKATLKNSNIRNNIETFTNGKEAMAFLRRESPYTKAPRPDVILLDLNLPVMDGREVLAQIKSDPKLSLIPVIILTSSDSDQDILTSYKLNANAYVTKPFELEQFVKVLKSIENFWLSIVKLPPKN, translated from the coding sequence ATGAACTATAGAAATACTATTCAGCGGATTGAAATCTTGTTAGTCGAAGACAATCCTGGGGACTTAGATCTAACTAAAGCTACTTTAAAAAATAGCAATATTCGCAACAATATCGAGACGTTTACCAATGGTAAGGAAGCTATGGCATTTCTACGTCGAGAGTCCCCTTATACTAAGGCACCCCGTCCCGACGTAATTTTGCTGGATTTGAATCTACCAGTGATGGATGGTCGTGAAGTGTTAGCACAGATTAAATCTGATCCAAAATTGAGTCTGATTCCAGTGATTATTCTCACTTCCTCAGATTCTGACCAGGACATCCTCACAAGCTACAAGCTAAACGCCAATGCCTACGTCACTAAGCCCTTTGAATTAGAGCAGTTTGTCAAAGTATTGAAGTCAATTGAAAACTTCTGGCTAAGTATTGTTAAACTGCCACCGAAAAATTAA
- a CDS encoding amino acid permease gives MKLLFGRRSSPVVEPTQEKTSGLGTFGGVYTPSILTILGVIMYLRFGWVLGNVGLVGTLIIVTLSTSITFLTALSISAIATDRIVRAGGAYYMISRSLGIETGGAVGIPLYFAQALSVALYTIGFAESVVQTFPHLNQLYVALITTILVAILALTSASLAIRIQYFIMAAIVLSLIALFVGNHDYPYDVANIELWVTSKESFWGVFAVFFPAVTGIMAGVNMSGDLRNPIRAIPIGTLAAVGTGYAVYMIVPIILSMRVGGDALIANPLIMKQMAFWGPSILLGVWGATLSSALGSILGAPRILQALARDGVLPRWMRFLGTGSGRDDEPRIGTAVTLGIATAAVCLGQLDIIAPVLSMFFLTTYLVLNVAAAIEGFLQSPSFRPSFKVNWFLSLLGALGCLIVMFLINAFATVAAAVIVLGVYLWLQQRELRTAWGDVRRGIWMALLRTGIFQISHHPDPKNWRPHILVLSGAPTKRWSLIELADALTHNRGLVTVSSILPSSSHSVAKQRQLEQTISEYLERRSVQALVRLVTAPDPFTGARQLVDTYGIGPLVPNTVLLGDNETLSRRQPYCRLITHIHQAKRNVVILRENREQGFGSRQRIDVWWGGKQANGSLMLLLAYLLRSDLKWQNAEIYLKLVVPNEIAAQAARANLSNWVKQLRIGVICQVLVSEGRSFNTILHESSADADLIFMGMAIPDDKFTQYYESLQLKTAGLPTIVFVLAAPGFAFHEVLSEDL, from the coding sequence ATGAAGTTACTGTTTGGTCGCCGCTCATCTCCTGTTGTCGAGCCTACTCAGGAAAAAACTTCAGGTTTGGGAACATTCGGTGGGGTCTATACCCCGTCGATTCTCACCATCCTCGGGGTTATTATGTACCTGCGCTTTGGTTGGGTACTTGGTAATGTTGGTTTAGTGGGTACCCTAATCATTGTTACCCTCTCCACCAGTATTACCTTTTTGACGGCTCTGTCTATTTCTGCGATCGCAACTGACCGCATTGTTAGGGCTGGTGGTGCGTATTACATGATTAGCCGTTCCCTAGGAATTGAAACTGGCGGTGCCGTAGGAATTCCCCTTTACTTTGCCCAAGCTCTCTCAGTCGCCTTATACACTATTGGTTTTGCCGAGAGCGTAGTTCAGACCTTTCCCCACCTCAACCAGCTTTATGTAGCGCTAATTACTACTATTTTAGTGGCAATACTGGCTTTGACTTCCGCTAGCCTCGCCATCCGCATTCAATACTTTATTATGGCTGCGATAGTGCTATCCCTGATTGCTCTATTCGTCGGTAACCATGATTATCCTTATGATGTAGCTAATATTGAGCTGTGGGTGACCTCCAAAGAATCCTTCTGGGGTGTCTTTGCTGTCTTCTTCCCTGCCGTGACCGGTATCATGGCTGGGGTGAATATGTCCGGTGATCTACGCAACCCGATCCGCGCCATTCCCATCGGTACTCTGGCAGCAGTAGGCACAGGATATGCCGTTTATATGATCGTACCAATTATTCTATCGATGCGGGTAGGGGGAGATGCCCTAATTGCCAATCCTTTGATTATGAAGCAGATGGCATTTTGGGGTCCGTCAATCCTACTCGGGGTATGGGGTGCTACTCTCAGCAGTGCTTTAGGCAGTATTCTGGGTGCTCCCCGGATTTTACAGGCATTAGCTAGAGATGGGGTATTACCCCGTTGGATGCGATTCCTAGGTACGGGTAGTGGACGAGATGATGAACCACGGATTGGTACCGCTGTAACCTTGGGAATAGCTACTGCTGCAGTTTGCCTTGGTCAATTAGATATCATTGCACCAGTGCTAAGTATGTTCTTTCTGACCACCTATCTGGTGTTGAATGTAGCAGCTGCCATTGAGGGCTTTTTGCAAAGTCCTTCGTTCCGACCCTCCTTTAAAGTTAACTGGTTTCTGTCACTGTTAGGGGCATTGGGTTGCCTGATCGTCATGTTTTTGATCAATGCCTTTGCCACAGTGGCAGCAGCTGTTATTGTCTTAGGGGTTTACCTTTGGCTACAGCAGCGGGAACTGCGCACGGCTTGGGGGGATGTACGCCGGGGTATTTGGATGGCACTGTTGCGCACTGGTATTTTTCAGATTAGTCATCACCCTGATCCGAAAAACTGGCGACCCCACATCTTGGTGCTGTCAGGAGCTCCCACTAAACGATGGTCTTTGATAGAGTTAGCCGATGCTCTGACCCATAATCGCGGTTTAGTGACCGTTTCGAGTATTTTACCCAGTAGTTCCCATAGTGTTGCTAAGCAGAGACAGTTAGAACAAACCATCAGTGAGTATCTGGAACGGCGTAGTGTACAAGCTCTAGTGCGCTTGGTAACAGCACCGGATCCCTTTACCGGAGCCCGGCAACTGGTAGACACTTACGGTATAGGACCACTAGTTCCCAATACAGTTTTACTCGGGGATAACGAAACCCTTAGCCGTCGCCAGCCTTACTGTCGCTTGATTACTCACATACACCAGGCAAAGCGTAATGTAGTGATTCTGCGGGAAAATCGGGAGCAGGGTTTCGGTAGTCGTCAACGGATTGATGTTTGGTGGGGCGGTAAGCAAGCCAATGGTAGCCTGATGTTGCTCCTCGCCTATCTATTGCGCAGCGACCTGAAGTGGCAAAATGCTGAGATTTACCTCAAGTTGGTGGTTCCTAATGAAATAGCAGCTCAAGCAGCACGGGCAAACCTAAGTAATTGGGTGAAACAGTTGCGGATTGGGGTTATTTGTCAGGTGCTGGTTTCCGAAGGGCGTTCTTTTAATACTATTCTTCATGAGTCATCCGCTGATGCTGACTTAATCTTTATGGGTATGGCTATACCAGACGATAAGTTTACTCAATATTACGAAAGCTTACAGCTAAAAACTGCTGGTCTTCCTACCATTGTCTTTGTACTAGCTGCCCCTGGGTTTGCTTTCCATGAAGTTCTCAGTGAAGATTTGTAG
- a CDS encoding CHAT domain-containing protein: MRLTLSCLHLLSQIIGQGRSAATKFFLLVCSSTYLTYCPLPTPVQAQPIVEANDGTGTVVNPEGNQFNIDGGKLSGDGANLFHSFQKFGLSEGQIANFLSNPNIQNILGRVTGGDASVINGLIQVTGGNSNLFLINPAGIVFGAGASIDLPASFTATTATGIGFDGGWFNAIGGNDYASLVGKPNTFDFAVSQPGAIINLADLAVKEGQNLTLVGGTVISNGTLTAPGGQVTIEAVPGENLLRISQPGNILSLEVSPSATVPLNPLSLPELLTVGGGDATGIEVNREGTVQLIGSGIQVEDGDVVVQDISAGQQVVIEADGNIRTASITSDGGRIFLNSRQGGIDTSSGTLDSTAVSGDSGNIDLKAEGNITTGSLKASSNNGDGGDITAVSDRGSIDTSAGVVDSSSVEGKGGEVQLFATEGSINAGDINAASSNGESGNVTLVAGRDINAENVTAGEISLISSTGGGIDTSAGKRNPNSTITPILGFPKPIFTLESLEFPVSLPPEAPPLVALDPPTIEPHSVIVSEPLPPLPPPKVIPAPVNSGNPSNPSPTTPSGRSDNQNSALPTQVNRSDLAVNQSKRSNKTQAIELERLTILVLEITDCLEEEQLLRNPQGFSIQVAAKDYTKAADCYHKNLEFSRIFGDKLRELKALHNLGVTHYRLGDYGKALDYHKQHFNLAQSDQKLREKTQALSGLGAAYGAIGNYDKAIEYYKQGLELVNSTNDSELERNIVSNLGLAYYAKKEYTKAIEYKEKSLAIAKTSDNLSGKARALSNLSLVYYTLTDYNQAIEYSQQSLAIAQKLQDNYGELVALENLGIIYYALEDYNQAVNYQRQSLKIAKQLGDRHANGRALSNLGDALYKAGNPQEANEALFAAIEIWESLRSNLGSNDLERVSFFETHQTTYSALQEYLVERKQFNQALEITERGRARAFVELLARGLSESEPNLKNHKPIAPPNIKQIQKITEKQNSTIVLYSIIKEVVEAQGLRQLQDKELYIWVIKPTGKIAFRQVDLTNLDTSLKELVVITRKSIVFRRSPSLVDLVPRERLTKTERAGQTERLKQLHQLLIEPIAELLPTNPEARVTFIPHESLFLVPFPALQDASGQYLIEKHTMLTAPSIQVLDLTNQQRQLVSGEEMLVIGNPTMPQGLPPLPGTETEALAIAEMFNTQALIGNQATKAAVVEQMSKAKIIHLATHGLLNDFKGLGLPGAIALAPTKTDKGFLSASEILDLKLSAELVVLSACNTGRGRVTSDGVIGLSRSLVAAGVPSVVVSLWKVPDDSTADLMIEFYRQLQQTPDKAVALRQAMLTTLKQYPNPVEWAAFTLIGEAE; this comes from the coding sequence ATGAGACTAACATTGAGCTGTCTTCACCTGTTGAGCCAGATCATTGGTCAGGGAAGATCAGCAGCAACTAAGTTTTTCCTGCTTGTTTGTTCTTCAACCTATTTGACCTATTGCCCGTTGCCAACCCCTGTGCAGGCGCAACCGATAGTTGAAGCCAACGATGGTACTGGTACTGTTGTCAACCCTGAGGGTAACCAATTCAACATTGATGGCGGTAAGCTGTCGGGAGATGGTGCGAATCTCTTTCACAGCTTCCAGAAATTTGGTCTGAGTGAAGGTCAGATTGCCAACTTTCTCTCTAATCCTAATATCCAAAATATCCTAGGGCGAGTCACTGGTGGTGATGCTTCTGTAATTAATGGCTTAATCCAGGTAACAGGGGGTAATTCCAATTTATTCCTGATCAACCCCGCCGGGATTGTCTTTGGTGCTGGTGCCAGCATCGATTTACCTGCTTCTTTTACCGCCACCACTGCTACTGGTATTGGTTTTGATGGCGGATGGTTTAATGCCATTGGTGGCAATGACTATGCTTCCTTGGTAGGCAAGCCCAATACTTTTGATTTTGCTGTTTCCCAACCAGGTGCGATCATCAATTTAGCTGATTTAGCAGTTAAAGAGGGGCAGAATTTAACCTTAGTAGGTGGTACTGTGATCAGTAATGGCACTCTCACTGCCCCTGGTGGTCAAGTTACTATTGAGGCTGTGCCTGGAGAAAATTTACTCCGTATTTCCCAGCCAGGTAATATTCTGAGTTTAGAAGTTTCCCCCTCTGCCACTGTTCCCTTAAATCCCCTTTCCCTACCGGAACTGCTGACAGTTGGCGGCGGTGATGCTACAGGAATTGAGGTAAATCGTGAGGGTACAGTACAACTGATCGGTTCTGGTATCCAGGTGGAAGATGGTGATGTAGTAGTGCAGGATATCAGTGCTGGTCAGCAAGTAGTTATTGAAGCAGACGGTAATATTCGGACAGCATCAATTACCTCGGATGGTGGAAGAATTTTCCTCAATAGTAGACAAGGAGGGATTGATACTAGTAGTGGCACACTGGATTCAACGGCGGTAAGTGGTGATAGTGGAAATATTGACCTGAAAGCAGAAGGTAATATCACTACCGGGAGTCTCAAGGCTTCCAGCAATAATGGTGATGGTGGTGATATTACTGCCGTTAGCGATAGAGGAAGTATTGATACTAGTGCTGGGGTAGTTGATTCTTCCTCTGTGGAAGGTAAAGGAGGAGAGGTTCAATTATTCGCTACCGAGGGAAGTATTAATGCTGGGGATATAAATGCTGCTAGTAGTAATGGTGAGAGTGGCAACGTTACTCTTGTTGCTGGTCGTGACATCAATGCAGAAAATGTTACTGCTGGGGAGATTAGTCTGATCAGTAGCACCGGTGGTGGAATAGATACTAGTGCTGGTAAGCGAAACCCTAATTCTACTATTACTCCCATTCTAGGTTTCCCAAAGCCGATTTTCACTCTAGAAAGTTTAGAATTTCCAGTCTCACTGCCACCTGAAGCTCCACCTTTGGTGGCTCTAGATCCACCCACGATTGAACCTCATTCAGTCATCGTCTCAGAGCCATTACCACCGCTACCACCACCAAAGGTAATTCCTGCACCTGTAAATTCTGGAAATCCTTCAAATCCTTCCCCAACAACACCATCAGGAAGGTCAGACAATCAAAACTCTGCCTTGCCAACCCAGGTTAATCGATCAGATTTGGCGGTCAATCAGAGCAAGAGGTCAAACAAGACTCAAGCAATTGAACTAGAACGACTGACAATCCTGGTACTGGAAATTACAGATTGTCTGGAAGAAGAACAATTGCTCAGAAATCCTCAAGGATTTTCTATACAAGTTGCTGCTAAAGATTACACTAAAGCTGCCGACTGCTATCATAAAAATTTGGAATTTTCAAGAATTTTTGGCGATAAACTGCGAGAATTAAAAGCTCTACATAACCTCGGAGTAACTCACTATAGATTGGGAGACTATGGCAAAGCTCTAGACTATCATAAACAGCATTTTAATCTTGCCCAATCAGACCAAAAATTAAGAGAAAAAACGCAAGCTTTAAGTGGTTTAGGAGCAGCTTATGGTGCAATAGGAAACTATGACAAAGCTATTGAATACTATAAACAGGGTCTAGAACTAGTAAACTCAACCAATGATTCTGAGCTGGAAAGGAATATAGTAAGCAATCTCGGATTAGCTTACTACGCTAAAAAGGAATATACCAAAGCAATTGAATACAAAGAAAAAAGTTTAGCGATCGCTAAAACATCCGATAACCTATCTGGAAAGGCAAGAGCATTATCTAATTTGAGCTTGGTGTACTATACCCTGACCGACTATAACCAAGCAATTGAATACTCTCAGCAGAGTTTAGCGATCGCACAAAAACTGCAAGATAACTATGGAGAGTTAGTAGCCCTAGAAAATTTGGGAATAATTTACTATGCTCTAGAAGACTACAACCAAGCAGTAAACTACCAACGCCAGAGTTTAAAAATTGCCAAGCAACTAGGTGATCGCCACGCCAACGGACGAGCTTTAAGCAACTTAGGTGATGCCCTCTACAAAGCCGGAAATCCTCAAGAAGCAAATGAGGCTCTATTTGCTGCCATTGAAATTTGGGAGTCTTTGCGGTCAAACTTAGGCAGCAATGACCTTGAGAGAGTATCATTTTTTGAAACTCATCAAACAACTTATAGCGCTTTACAAGAGTATTTAGTAGAACGAAAACAATTCAATCAAGCCCTAGAAATTACTGAAAGAGGACGAGCAAGAGCCTTTGTTGAACTATTAGCGAGAGGTTTATCAGAGTCTGAACCAAACCTAAAAAATCACAAACCGATTGCTCCTCCGAACATCAAACAAATTCAAAAAATTACTGAAAAACAAAACTCGACAATAGTTTTATACTCGATTATAAAAGAAGTCGTCGAAGCCCAAGGTTTGCGGCAACTTCAAGACAAAGAGCTTTATATTTGGGTAATTAAACCCACAGGTAAAATCGCTTTTCGTCAGGTTGATTTAACTAATCTGGATACATCTCTGAAAGAATTGGTTGTTATCACTCGTAAATCCATTGTGTTCAGAAGAAGTCCATCCCTAGTTGATTTAGTTCCCAGAGAAAGATTGACTAAAACAGAGAGAGCTGGTCAAACTGAACGATTAAAACAACTGCATCAACTGCTCATTGAACCAATTGCGGAACTCTTACCTACTAATCCCGAAGCTCGTGTTACTTTTATTCCCCACGAATCTTTGTTTCTAGTACCTTTCCCAGCACTACAAGACGCTTCTGGTCAATACCTGATCGAAAAACATACTATGCTCACTGCTCCCTCTATTCAGGTGCTGGATTTAACTAACCAGCAACGGCAACTGGTTTCTGGAGAAGAGATGCTAGTAATTGGTAATCCCACTATGCCTCAAGGTTTGCCCCCTCTTCCTGGAACAGAAACAGAAGCGCTAGCGATCGCTGAGATGTTCAATACTCAAGCCCTGATTGGCAATCAAGCCACTAAGGCAGCAGTAGTTGAGCAAATGTCAAAGGCAAAGATCATACATCTAGCTACTCACGGCTTACTGAATGACTTCAAGGGATTAGGTTTACCAGGAGCAATCGCCCTTGCTCCGACTAAAACAGATAAAGGTTTTCTCAGCGCTAGTGAAATACTCGACCTCAAGCTTAGTGCTGAGTTAGTAGTTTTAAGCGCTTGCAACACTGGTAGAGGTAGAGTTACCAGTGATGGCGTGATTGGATTATCCCGTTCTTTAGTTGCTGCTGGTGTACCTAGTGTGGTTGTTTCCCTCTGGAAAGTACCTGATGACTCCACAGCTGACCTGATGATTGAATTCTATCGCCAGCTACAACAAACACCTGACAAAGCAGTTGCTCTGCGTCAAGCCATGCTTACGACTCTTAAACAGTACCCAAATCCAGTGGAATGGGCAGCTTTTACCCTGATTGGGGAAGCCGAGTAA